One Burkholderia cepacia genomic window carries:
- a CDS encoding enoyl-CoA hydratase, with protein MDSNPASSEPLLQREARDGVVTLRLNRPQQFNALSEAMLASLHDAFDTLAADPHVRCVVLAAEGKAFCAGHDLRQMRGTPELDYYRTLFAQCSRVMLAMRALPVPVIARVHGIATAAGCQLVAACDLAIAADTARFAVSGINVGLFCSTPAVALSRNVTPKRAFDMLVTGRFVDAATAAAWGLVNEAVPEDALDAAVARKVAEIVAKSPAAVRYGKQMFYRQRELPLDEAYAYAGDVMARNMMEEDAGEGIDAFLERRPPRWRT; from the coding sequence ATGGATTCGAATCCCGCTTCATCGGAACCCCTCCTGCAGCGCGAAGCCCGCGACGGCGTCGTCACGCTGCGCCTGAACCGTCCACAGCAGTTCAACGCGTTATCCGAGGCGATGCTCGCGAGCCTGCACGACGCGTTCGATACGCTCGCTGCCGATCCGCACGTGCGCTGCGTCGTGCTGGCCGCCGAAGGCAAGGCGTTCTGCGCGGGCCACGACCTGCGGCAGATGCGCGGCACGCCCGAGCTCGATTACTACCGCACGCTGTTCGCGCAGTGCAGCCGCGTGATGCTCGCGATGCGCGCGTTGCCGGTGCCGGTGATCGCACGCGTGCACGGCATCGCGACGGCGGCCGGTTGCCAGCTCGTCGCCGCGTGCGATCTGGCGATCGCGGCCGATACCGCGCGCTTCGCGGTATCGGGTATCAACGTCGGACTGTTCTGTTCGACGCCGGCCGTGGCGTTGAGCCGCAACGTCACGCCGAAGCGCGCGTTCGACATGCTCGTGACCGGGCGTTTCGTCGATGCGGCGACGGCCGCCGCGTGGGGGCTCGTCAACGAGGCCGTGCCCGAGGACGCGCTCGACGCGGCCGTCGCACGCAAGGTCGCCGAGATCGTTGCAAAAAGCCCGGCCGCGGTGCGCTACGGCAAGCAGATGTTCTATCGCCAGCGCGAGTTGCCGCTCGACGAAGCCTATGCGTATGCGGGCGACGTGATGGCGCGCAACATGATGGAAGAGGATGCGGGCGAAGGGATCGACGCGTTCCTGGAGAGGCGGCCGCCGCGCTGGCGGACCTGA
- a CDS encoding T6SS effector BTH_I2691 family protein, whose translation MTLPPCPYCEKEGLPILLTRYGIAPEKPFMARPGKPPVTRPAPKAVSSVGDPTPAIALGKSTEAHYTVRSLRGGYVYVYYEVSKSWEAYAVDKEGRLAQVPVESYMPPEARPFHQGCVQNMQKVASASLITIRDPKTAGKVWFGFSDAWWTPAVRKDNESEGVRRLHMRCVDVQRWYNDGQPAKAPPHASAVANVDAVVADYAMSDEDSRRLFFWSPFPALKQRSLQLPRATILKAESQRLLKDKGLIVVLDDPVAILQEISAYIDKRWSSFVSQNDAEDPVHPDQTWHRKSALSSSLEALRLHVEREAEASVYGEARQARRNVEWIDGGDGKRVYNTGLLVPKYRKAAQPILDEKVTQAQLEAARAERWGAYEKLFDRTQREAFEARFEKASALHDAAYTTPLAIAHAAWLRSAKLRAVLDHHFDMGDINSGAAFAGMTLSCIRGTGGLGACMNVYSDWFDESIEKSPLWRALNLNHRPLLQAVDEVSSGSGEPFGNPDDWINLFVVYSAAASKIRELGAAIGALGVKRNAVMSSDVLPALLQELGVLPTNILRTGGKSGTALRATLGMRSGHSIRVVEVAATRRDLYQTILDVILKSQAGRGISLGHLQYSLADQLRTFEIEGVPLDEKVRFWSLVFDEESQASLAHGRVTPAQRGDALGKTVKVIGVEKFAEGTVGKVIESAAHPGVLAGVGLTLAMVGLTQAASADASMKHLRRRATLKIAALYSAGAGSLLDLVRVGARAVAGRRVPMLSPWLGARLGQKGFLIWEGLGGVAGGVGTIILGVIDIENFREAIRRKQGGMAILYSINAVSEVFVGFYSGAAGINLVFRLGWIFSEFNPIVFGLAVVIIATSIVIEIEKDPPSMDWVRQSLWGEENNYRDGREEMENFYKALNG comes from the coding sequence ATGACTCTTCCACCCTGTCCGTACTGTGAAAAAGAAGGCTTGCCGATCCTGCTGACGCGCTACGGCATCGCACCGGAGAAGCCGTTCATGGCCCGGCCCGGAAAGCCGCCTGTCACCCGGCCCGCACCGAAGGCGGTGTCTTCCGTCGGCGACCCGACGCCCGCCATTGCGCTGGGCAAAAGCACCGAGGCGCATTACACCGTTCGAAGTTTGCGAGGCGGCTATGTGTACGTCTACTACGAGGTCAGCAAATCGTGGGAGGCCTACGCGGTCGATAAGGAGGGGCGGCTGGCGCAGGTGCCGGTAGAGAGTTACATGCCCCCGGAGGCAAGGCCTTTCCATCAAGGCTGCGTACAGAACATGCAGAAGGTGGCGAGCGCCTCGCTGATCACCATTCGCGACCCGAAGACTGCCGGAAAGGTGTGGTTCGGCTTTTCCGACGCATGGTGGACGCCTGCGGTTCGCAAGGACAACGAGTCTGAAGGGGTTCGCCGGCTGCATATGCGGTGCGTCGATGTTCAGCGCTGGTACAACGACGGTCAGCCCGCGAAGGCGCCCCCGCATGCCAGTGCCGTCGCCAACGTCGATGCGGTCGTTGCCGATTACGCGATGTCCGACGAGGATAGCCGGCGTCTGTTTTTCTGGAGTCCGTTTCCGGCCCTGAAGCAGCGTTCGCTCCAGTTGCCCCGCGCGACCATTCTGAAGGCTGAATCGCAGCGATTGCTGAAGGACAAGGGGCTGATCGTCGTGCTGGACGATCCCGTTGCCATCCTGCAGGAAATTTCGGCGTATATCGACAAGCGCTGGTCCAGCTTCGTTTCGCAAAACGATGCTGAAGATCCGGTACATCCCGATCAGACCTGGCATCGCAAGTCCGCGCTCAGTTCGTCCCTGGAGGCGCTCAGGCTGCATGTCGAGCGGGAAGCGGAGGCCAGTGTCTATGGCGAAGCAAGACAGGCGCGTCGAAACGTCGAATGGATCGACGGCGGCGATGGCAAGCGCGTGTACAACACGGGGCTGCTTGTGCCGAAGTACCGGAAGGCGGCTCAACCGATCCTCGATGAGAAGGTGACGCAGGCCCAGCTGGAGGCGGCTCGGGCCGAGCGCTGGGGGGCGTATGAGAAGCTGTTCGATCGTACGCAGCGGGAAGCCTTCGAAGCGCGCTTTGAAAAGGCGTCCGCGCTGCACGATGCGGCGTACACCACGCCGCTGGCCATCGCGCATGCCGCATGGCTTCGCAGCGCAAAGCTGCGCGCCGTTCTCGACCATCATTTCGACATGGGCGATATCAACAGCGGTGCTGCCTTCGCGGGCATGACGTTGTCGTGCATCCGCGGGACGGGCGGGTTGGGCGCTTGCATGAACGTTTATAGCGATTGGTTCGACGAATCGATCGAGAAAAGTCCGCTCTGGCGAGCGTTGAATCTGAATCATCGACCGCTGCTGCAAGCGGTGGACGAAGTGTCCAGCGGTTCCGGCGAGCCGTTCGGCAATCCGGATGACTGGATCAACTTGTTCGTCGTCTATTCGGCTGCCGCCAGCAAGATCAGGGAACTCGGCGCGGCCATTGGTGCGCTCGGCGTGAAACGCAACGCGGTCATGAGTTCCGATGTGTTGCCCGCGCTGCTGCAGGAGCTGGGGGTGCTGCCAACGAACATCCTGCGCACAGGCGGAAAGTCGGGGACGGCCCTGCGCGCGACGCTCGGCATGCGCAGTGGCCATTCGATTCGCGTGGTGGAGGTGGCGGCGACGCGACGCGATCTGTACCAGACCATCCTCGACGTGATCCTCAAGTCGCAAGCGGGGCGGGGCATCTCGCTGGGGCACTTGCAGTACTCGCTTGCCGATCAGCTGCGCACGTTCGAGATCGAAGGCGTGCCGCTGGACGAGAAGGTGCGGTTCTGGAGCCTGGTATTCGATGAAGAATCGCAAGCCAGTCTGGCGCATGGTCGCGTCACGCCCGCGCAGCGTGGCGATGCGCTGGGCAAGACGGTCAAGGTGATCGGCGTCGAGAAGTTCGCGGAAGGTACGGTCGGCAAGGTCATCGAATCGGCTGCGCATCCGGGGGTGCTGGCGGGCGTCGGGCTGACGCTGGCGATGGTGGGGCTCACGCAGGCGGCGAGTGCGGATGCGTCGATGAAGCATCTTCGGAGGCGGGCGACGTTGAAGATTGCCGCGCTGTATAGCGCGGGGGCGGGGAGCTTGCTCGATCTGGTGCGGGTGGGCGCGCGGGCGGTGGCGGGGAGACGAGTTCCGATGCTCAGTCCGTGGCTGGGCGCGCGATTGGGGCAGAAGGGGTTTCTGATCTGGGAAGGATTGGGTGGGGTGGCGGGTGGGGTTGGGACGATCATTCTAGGGGTGATCGATATCGAAAATTTTCGCGAAGCTATTCGGCGTAAGCAAGGAGGTATGGCGATTTTATATAGCATAAATGCCGTATCTGAAGTTTTCGTGGGATTCTATTCTGGCGCGGCGGGCATTAATCTTGTGTTTAGATTGGGATGGATTTTTTCTGAATTTAATCCAATCGTCTTCGGGCTTGCGGTGGTAATTATTGCTACAAGTATTGTTATTGAGATTGAGAAGGATCCGCCATCGATGGATTGGGTGCGTCAATCTTTATGGGGGGAGGAGAACAATTACCGAGATGGGCGCGAGGAAATGGAAAATTTCTACAAGGCATTGAACGGATGA
- the alr gene encoding alanine racemase, which translates to MPRPIVAHIRPDAIRHNLDFIRRTAAQSRVWAVVKADAYGHGIERIYPGLAAADGIALLDLDEAVRVRELGWDKPVLLLEGIFEPADVELADRHRLTVSVHCDEQLDLLISAKPRQPIDIQLKMNSGMNRLGYRPDVFRAAWERAAGAPSIGKITLMMHFANADEGQADWQLDQFDAATAGIPGERSTSNSAAVLWHPHAHRDWVRPGTILYGASPTGASRDIADTPLMPAMTLTSKIIGVQTLAPEETVGYGRRFTADRPMRIGVVACGYADGYPRHAPTGTPIAVDGVMTRVVGRVSMDMLTVDLTPCPNAGIGSSVELWGDQVKVDDVAEASGTIGYELMCALARRVPVVVEPLGTSGTSAAQDEPLRTGSYGR; encoded by the coding sequence ATGCCCCGTCCCATCGTCGCCCATATCCGCCCCGACGCCATCCGCCACAACCTCGACTTCATCCGCCGCACCGCCGCGCAATCGCGCGTGTGGGCCGTCGTCAAGGCCGACGCATACGGCCACGGCATCGAGCGGATCTACCCGGGCCTCGCCGCCGCCGACGGCATCGCGCTGCTCGACCTCGACGAAGCCGTGCGCGTGCGCGAACTCGGCTGGGACAAGCCCGTGCTGCTGCTCGAAGGGATCTTCGAGCCGGCCGACGTCGAGCTGGCCGACCGTCATCGGCTGACGGTGTCCGTGCACTGCGACGAACAGCTCGACCTGCTGATATCGGCAAAGCCGCGGCAGCCGATCGACATCCAGCTCAAGATGAACTCCGGGATGAACCGCCTCGGCTACCGGCCCGACGTTTTCCGCGCCGCGTGGGAGCGCGCGGCCGGCGCGCCGTCGATCGGCAAGATCACGCTGATGATGCATTTCGCGAACGCCGACGAAGGCCAGGCCGACTGGCAGCTCGACCAGTTCGATGCGGCCACGGCGGGGATCCCCGGCGAGCGCTCGACGTCGAACTCGGCGGCCGTGCTGTGGCATCCGCACGCGCACCGCGACTGGGTGCGGCCCGGCACGATCCTGTACGGTGCGTCGCCGACGGGTGCGTCGCGGGATATCGCCGATACGCCGCTGATGCCCGCGATGACGCTGACGAGCAAGATCATCGGCGTGCAGACGCTCGCGCCGGAAGAAACCGTCGGCTACGGCCGCCGCTTTACGGCCGACCGGCCGATGCGGATCGGTGTCGTCGCGTGCGGTTATGCGGACGGCTATCCGCGCCACGCGCCGACCGGCACGCCGATCGCGGTGGACGGCGTGATGACGCGCGTCGTCGGCCGCGTGTCGATGGACATGCTGACCGTCGACCTGACGCCGTGCCCGAACGCGGGCATCGGGTCGAGCGTCGAGCTGTGGGGCGACCAGGTGAAGGTGGATGACGTGGCGGAAGCCAGCGGCACGATCGGCTACGAGCTGATGTGCGCGCTCGCGCGCCGCGTGCCGGTCGTGGTCGAGCCGCTGGGCACGTCCGGCACGTCGGCAGCGCAGGACGAGCCGCTGCGCACCGGCAGCTACGGGCGGTAA
- a CDS encoding DUF6708 domain-containing protein: MKNWMAWLLVRSNGLVMSGRYLREPVWTPSEQFNQSLLEKRRRTKVEPCTLGSVIAFNENYMDVVDWAYQKVGTLEIFWVFGMLFIPWGAASGTWIFISDPWPDDIYMNGLFAIIFMNVLSMPFFLWFARILYNTFTGCTHYPVRLDRKNQMVHVFRHNGEDGVSSYRWRDITFGMIGGGALQRSFVKGVMAGYVRRPDGSYDYFRLGVMWPTEEGMRGQWEYFRRYMEEGPDSLPEPEILLPIENKRESFRMGAQLCWFMAGPMLGPAIFLAPLTVPGSLLRWFIMHVTRRLPRWPQHIVDLCPISADDKYAHKPPKSLDVSLDLAFFVTAGVLALDATLIWWFVDWLSQPGYH, translated from the coding sequence ATGAAAAACTGGATGGCTTGGTTGCTTGTGCGCAGCAACGGACTTGTTATGTCGGGTCGATATTTGCGCGAACCGGTGTGGACGCCGAGCGAGCAGTTCAATCAGTCATTGCTTGAGAAAAGGCGCCGAACCAAAGTTGAGCCTTGCACGCTCGGCAGTGTTATAGCATTCAATGAAAATTATATGGACGTGGTTGACTGGGCTTACCAAAAAGTCGGGACGCTTGAAATTTTTTGGGTGTTTGGGATGCTTTTTATCCCTTGGGGTGCAGCATCGGGAACCTGGATTTTTATATCAGATCCGTGGCCGGATGATATATATATGAATGGCCTTTTTGCGATAATATTTATGAACGTATTATCTATGCCATTTTTTTTATGGTTCGCTCGAATCCTTTACAACACCTTCACCGGTTGCACTCACTATCCCGTTCGCCTGGACCGAAAGAACCAGATGGTCCACGTTTTCCGTCACAACGGGGAAGACGGCGTGAGCAGCTACCGCTGGCGCGACATTACGTTCGGGATGATCGGTGGCGGAGCCTTGCAGCGCAGTTTCGTCAAAGGGGTAATGGCCGGATATGTACGACGTCCTGACGGAAGCTACGACTACTTCCGGCTGGGCGTGATGTGGCCGACGGAAGAGGGCATGCGCGGACAATGGGAATACTTCCGACGCTACATGGAAGAAGGTCCCGATTCATTGCCCGAGCCGGAAATCCTGCTGCCGATCGAAAACAAGCGGGAATCGTTCCGCATGGGCGCGCAACTGTGCTGGTTCATGGCCGGCCCGATGCTCGGTCCGGCGATTTTCCTCGCGCCGCTCACCGTACCCGGCAGCCTGCTGCGCTGGTTCATCATGCACGTCACGCGCCGCCTGCCGCGCTGGCCGCAGCACATCGTGGATCTCTGCCCGATTTCTGCCGACGACAAATACGCACACAAGCCGCCCAAGTCGCTGGACGTGTCGCTGGACTTGGCGTTCTTTGTGACCGCCGGGGTGCTCGCACTCGACGCCACATTGATTTGGTGGTTCGTCGATTGGCTGTCGCAGCCGGGCTATCACTGA
- a CDS encoding response regulator, whose translation MAKILVVDDSGTVRDEVAGFLRNHGLDVATAVDGKDGLAKLKATPGVRLVISDVNMPNMDGLTMVEKIRGELANSTVNVVMLTTESSPAMKERGKAAGVKGWIVKPFKGDAVLDALKKLAG comes from the coding sequence ATGGCAAAGATTCTGGTGGTCGACGATTCGGGCACGGTGCGCGACGAGGTCGCGGGCTTCCTGCGCAATCACGGTCTCGACGTCGCGACGGCCGTCGACGGCAAGGACGGGCTCGCGAAGCTCAAGGCGACGCCCGGCGTGCGCCTCGTGATCAGCGACGTGAACATGCCGAACATGGACGGCCTGACGATGGTCGAGAAGATCCGCGGCGAACTGGCGAATTCGACGGTCAACGTCGTGATGCTGACGACCGAAAGCAGCCCGGCGATGAAGGAGCGCGGCAAGGCCGCCGGCGTGAAGGGCTGGATCGTGAAGCCGTTCAAGGGCGACGCGGTGCTCGACGCGCTGAAGAAGCTCGCGGGCTGA
- a CDS encoding MAPEG family protein, protein MTTSQLCLFIVALLPFPMTFLAKARKGYDNRAPRDYLAKLEGWRARAQAAHQNAWEALALFTAGLVIAWQSGANVHRVDQLAMAFVAIRVVYSLLYLLNWAALRSLTWFAGMACVVGLFFAGP, encoded by the coding sequence ATGACGACGTCCCAGCTGTGCCTGTTCATCGTGGCGCTGTTGCCGTTTCCGATGACGTTTCTCGCGAAGGCTCGCAAGGGCTACGACAACCGCGCGCCGCGCGATTACCTGGCGAAGCTCGAAGGCTGGCGCGCGCGGGCGCAGGCCGCGCACCAGAACGCATGGGAGGCGCTCGCGCTGTTCACAGCCGGTCTCGTCATCGCGTGGCAATCCGGCGCGAACGTGCATCGCGTCGACCAGCTCGCGATGGCGTTCGTCGCGATCCGCGTCGTCTACTCGCTGCTGTACCTGCTGAACTGGGCCGCGTTGCGCTCGCTGACGTGGTTTGCCGGCATGGCCTGCGTCGTCGGGCTGTTCTTCGCCGGGCCGTGA
- a CDS encoding methyl-accepting chemotaxis protein translates to MIVQALTHIGAVLAGAIVAAIIAALVFRVHRARLVARLAADADALRDALAQAQARAGEAAAAHAARADAWARKEAELADALARQTADAEAQRDARQALSAQRDALSQHAQKIADEAARLRGLAGTFERWHEQMISLTTQNQDMRAKNQELSAIVAHVSIVSLNASIEAARAGTAGRGFSIVASEVRGLAARSQQLSNSYRDSLNRNDLVTAATFQDIQAGGKMITAALATVETLAGQLHARIEGGAA, encoded by the coding sequence GTGATCGTGCAGGCATTGACGCATATCGGCGCCGTGCTGGCGGGCGCCATCGTCGCCGCGATCATCGCGGCGCTCGTGTTCCGCGTGCATCGCGCGCGGCTCGTCGCGCGGCTGGCCGCCGATGCGGATGCATTGCGCGACGCGCTCGCGCAGGCACAGGCGCGCGCCGGCGAGGCCGCGGCCGCGCATGCGGCGCGGGCCGACGCATGGGCGCGGAAGGAAGCGGAGCTGGCCGACGCGCTCGCACGGCAGACGGCCGACGCGGAGGCGCAGCGCGACGCACGGCAGGCGCTGTCGGCGCAGCGGGACGCGCTGTCGCAGCACGCGCAGAAGATCGCCGACGAAGCCGCGCGCCTGCGCGGGCTCGCCGGCACCTTCGAGCGCTGGCACGAGCAGATGATCTCGCTGACCACGCAGAACCAGGACATGCGCGCGAAGAACCAGGAACTGTCGGCGATCGTCGCGCACGTGTCGATCGTGTCGCTGAACGCGTCGATCGAGGCGGCGCGTGCAGGTACGGCCGGGCGCGGCTTCTCGATCGTCGCGAGCGAGGTGCGCGGGCTGGCCGCGCGCTCGCAGCAACTGTCGAACAGCTATCGCGACAGCCTGAACCGCAACGATCTCGTGACAGCCGCGACGTTCCAGGACATCCAGGCCGGCGGCAAGATGATCACGGCCGCGCTGGCGACCGTCGAGACGCTGGCCGGGCAACTGCATGCGCGGATCGAGGGAGGCGCGGCGTGA
- a CDS encoding DUF6708 domain-containing protein has translation MKPWIAWLLVRNNGIVMSGRYLREPAWTPSEQFNQSMLGKERRTSVEPCTLGSAIAFNESYMDVVDWAYQKLGPIEIVWAFGMLFLPCSAAWDTWIFVTGPWSGDLYMKFLLVIITNVLSMPFLLWFVRILYNTFTGCTHYPVRLDRKNQMVHVFRHNGEGGVSSYRWRDITFGMIGGGALQRSFVQGVMAGYVRCPDGSYDYFRLGVMWPTEEGMRGQWEYFRRYMEEGPDSLPEPEILLPIENKRESFRMGAQLCWFLAGPMLGPAIFLAPLTVPGSLLRWFIMHVTRRLPRWPQHIVDLCPISADDKYAHKPPKSLDVSLDLAFFVTAGVLALDAVLIWWFVDWLSQPGYH, from the coding sequence ATGAAGCCCTGGATAGCTTGGCTATTGGTGCGGAACAACGGCATCGTGATGTCGGGCCGATATTTGCGCGAGCCGGCATGGACGCCGAGCGAGCAATTCAATCAATCCATGCTTGGGAAAGAGCGACGTACTTCTGTCGAGCCGTGTACGCTTGGAAGTGCTATTGCGTTTAATGAAAGCTACATGGATGTGGTTGATTGGGCATATCAAAAATTGGGACCAATTGAAATAGTTTGGGCCTTTGGGATGCTATTTCTTCCTTGCAGCGCAGCTTGGGACACGTGGATTTTTGTGACCGGTCCTTGGTCGGGCGATCTATATATGAAATTTCTTCTGGTAATAATCACGAATGTGTTATCTATGCCATTTCTTCTATGGTTCGTCCGCATTCTGTATAACACCTTCACCGGTTGCACGCACTATCCCGTTCGCCTGGACCGAAAGAATCAGATGGTCCACGTTTTCCGCCATAACGGGGAGGGTGGGGTAAGCAGCTACCGCTGGCGCGACATTACGTTCGGGATGATCGGTGGCGGGGCCTTGCAACGCAGCTTCGTCCAAGGGGTAATGGCCGGATACGTCCGGTGTCCTGACGGCAGCTACGACTACTTCCGACTGGGCGTGATGTGGCCCACGGAAGAGGGCATGCGCGGGCAATGGGAATACTTCCGACGCTACATGGAAGAAGGCCCCGACTCATTGCCCGAGCCGGAAATCCTGCTGCCGATCGAAAACAAGCGGGAATCGTTCCGCATGGGCGCGCAACTGTGCTGGTTCCTGGCCGGCCCGATGCTCGGTCCGGCGATCTTCCTTGCACCGCTCACGGTGCCCGGCAGCCTGCTGCGCTGGTTCATCATGCACGTCACGCGCCGCCTGCCGCGCTGGCCGCAGCACATCGTGGATCTCTGCCCGATTTCTGCCGACGACAAATACGCACACAAGCCGCCCAAGTCGCTGGACGTGTCGCTGGACCTGGCGTTCTTCGTGACCGCCGGTGTGCTCGCGCTCGATGCCGTGCTGATTTGGTGGTTCGTCGATTGGCTGTCGCAGCCGGGCTATCACTGA
- a CDS encoding chemotaxis protein CheX — translation MTEGKPVSKVLVLDDSRAHADAIKRFCDEHNLVGLTVRRNRLLKVLRSNIDLGAILLAEDYGGSPAESAIIATQIDALRPELPIILRREAHASRDGLPEALARVACAAYVADDMTPLKRAIDEYLFGRDYPNALVRGISEITEARIDSLFPGMTIEHETPCIVRDQIIFGEVFSLIALESAWCRGYMLLQTSEQPLLDMLGGTRDAGRAPDFRDVNSVLGELTNLVWGAFKNRYLGDAEALARHPVQVPLVVNHKQKFISFGGDCPQLCFKYRMTDPASGRAVCIDQRFVFSLSWSPEDFRESVQDVGPMVESGELELF, via the coding sequence ATGACCGAAGGCAAACCCGTCAGCAAGGTGCTCGTGCTGGACGACAGCCGCGCGCACGCCGACGCGATCAAGCGTTTCTGCGACGAGCACAACCTGGTCGGCCTGACCGTGCGGCGCAACCGGCTGCTGAAGGTGCTGCGCTCGAACATCGACCTCGGCGCGATCCTGCTGGCCGAGGATTACGGCGGCTCGCCGGCCGAGAGCGCGATCATCGCGACGCAGATCGACGCGCTGCGCCCCGAGCTGCCGATCATCCTGCGCCGCGAAGCGCACGCGTCGCGCGACGGGCTGCCGGAGGCGCTCGCGCGCGTCGCGTGCGCGGCCTACGTCGCGGACGACATGACGCCGCTCAAGCGCGCGATCGACGAATACCTGTTCGGCCGCGATTACCCGAACGCGCTCGTACGCGGCATCTCGGAGATCACCGAGGCGCGCATCGACAGCCTGTTCCCGGGCATGACGATCGAGCACGAAACGCCGTGCATCGTGCGCGACCAGATCATCTTCGGCGAAGTGTTCAGCCTGATCGCGCTCGAAAGTGCGTGGTGCCGCGGCTACATGCTGCTGCAGACGAGCGAGCAGCCGCTGCTCGACATGCTCGGCGGCACGCGCGACGCCGGCCGCGCGCCGGATTTCCGCGACGTGAACAGCGTGCTCGGCGAACTCACCAATCTCGTGTGGGGCGCGTTCAAGAACCGCTATCTCGGCGACGCGGAGGCACTGGCGCGCCATCCGGTGCAGGTGCCGCTCGTCGTCAATCACAAGCAGAAGTTCATCTCGTTCGGCGGCGACTGCCCGCAGCTCTGCTTCAAGTACCGGATGACCGACCCGGCATCGGGGCGGGCCGTCTGCATCGACCAGCGCTTCGTGTTCAGTCTGAGCTGGTCGCCGGAGGATTTCCGCGAATCGGTGCAGGACGTGGGGCCGATGGTCGAATCGGGTGAACTCGAACTGTTTTGA